A part of Paenibacillus sp. IHBB 10380 genomic DNA contains:
- a CDS encoding alpha/beta fold hydrolase — MGYFVTVERGVKIYVEDVNPEGSKTILFIHGWPLNHKQFEYQFNILPAMGYRCIGIDWRGYGNSDKPFSGYNFDRLADDIRAVIEALQLKNFTLAGHSTGGGISIRYMARYQGYGVSKLVLIGAASPTSVPEEIANNFITGTLNDRPKMLEGVTDLFFFQHITEPFSDWFFQMGLQAAGWSTAAVMTTLRDENVYNDLSKIFVPTLIIHGIHDKIVPFTNAQETNKLIKNSQLVPFQYSGHGTFWEERDKFNQILMQFIG; from the coding sequence ATGGGATACTTTGTTACTGTAGAACGAGGTGTGAAAATATATGTAGAGGATGTGAACCCAGAGGGGAGTAAAACAATACTATTTATACATGGTTGGCCTTTAAACCATAAGCAGTTTGAATATCAATTTAATATTCTTCCAGCAATGGGGTACCGATGTATAGGCATTGACTGGAGGGGTTACGGTAACTCTGATAAACCATTTAGTGGCTACAATTTTGACAGATTGGCAGATGATATCCGTGCAGTAATAGAGGCATTACAGTTAAAAAACTTCACACTAGCAGGGCACTCCACAGGAGGAGGAATCTCGATTCGATATATGGCTCGATATCAAGGTTATGGAGTATCCAAGCTTGTCCTTATAGGCGCTGCATCTCCGACTAGTGTTCCAGAAGAAATAGCAAATAATTTCATTACAGGAACACTAAATGATCGGCCAAAAATGTTGGAGGGAGTAACGGATCTCTTTTTCTTTCAGCATATTACGGAGCCTTTCTCAGACTGGTTCTTTCAAATGGGATTACAAGCAGCTGGTTGGTCGACTGCGGCAGTCATGACTACACTAAGAGATGAGAATGTGTACAATGATCTTAGCAAAATATTTGTACCTACATTAATTATTCATGGCATCCATGATAAAATCGTTCCCTTTACCAATGCTCAGGAAACAAATAAGCTAATTAAAAATTCACAACTTGTTCCATTTCAATATAGCGGTCATGGTACTTTCTGGGAAGAACGCGACAAGTTCAATCAGATATTAATGCAATTTATTGGCTGA